The Bradyrhizobium ottawaense genome window below encodes:
- a CDS encoding FMN-binding glutamate synthase family protein has protein sequence MGIVADDTKTQDFSQHSSHKRLPLAEEGIMETLLLPFSPRFIVLTICAVVTALLIGIGIADRKIFDILLVPILIFGALTLLGVRDLLQKSHAVLRNYPISAHIRFLLEEIRPEMRQYFFESEKDGMPFSRDTRAVVYQRAKMELDKRPFGTQEDVYRQGYEWMHHSVSPKAHAEEKFRISIGGPDCKKPYSASVFNISAMSFGALSPNAVRALNAGARKGGFAHDTGEGGVSPYHREMGGDIIWEIGSGYFGCRHLDGTFDPEAFARVAGDDQIKMVELKVSQGAKPGHGGVLPAAKVSEEISKIRGVAMGEDCISPASHRAFSTPAGMMQFIAEMRRLSGGKPAGFKLCIGHPWEFLAICKAMLQTGIYPDFIVVDGNEGGTGAAPLEFMDHLGMPMREGVNFVHNALIGINARDRIKIGASGKIATAFDMARAMAIGADYCNSARGFMFSLGCIQSLSCHTDRCPTGVATQDPTRARALYVPLKIDRVHNYHHATLHSLTELIAAAGLEHPQQLRPIHFTQRTSTTDVRSFAQLYPALRPGELLEGTEDPRFRDAWRLAQAETFQPAP, from the coding sequence ATGGGAATCGTGGCCGACGACACCAAGACGCAGGACTTCTCCCAACACTCATCCCACAAACGCCTGCCGCTGGCGGAGGAGGGGATCATGGAGACCCTGCTGCTGCCATTCTCGCCGCGCTTCATCGTGCTGACGATCTGCGCAGTCGTCACCGCGCTCCTGATCGGTATCGGTATCGCCGACCGCAAGATCTTCGACATCCTGCTGGTGCCGATCCTGATCTTCGGCGCGCTGACGCTGCTCGGCGTCCGCGATCTCCTGCAGAAGAGCCACGCGGTGCTGCGCAACTATCCGATTTCGGCGCATATCCGCTTCCTGCTCGAAGAGATCCGCCCGGAGATGCGGCAGTATTTCTTCGAGAGCGAGAAGGACGGCATGCCGTTCTCGCGCGACACCCGCGCGGTGGTGTATCAGCGCGCCAAGATGGAACTCGACAAGCGTCCGTTCGGCACCCAGGAGGACGTCTACCGCCAGGGCTACGAGTGGATGCATCACTCGGTGTCGCCGAAGGCGCATGCCGAGGAGAAATTCCGCATCAGCATCGGCGGCCCCGACTGCAAGAAGCCCTATTCGGCCTCGGTGTTCAACATTTCCGCGATGAGCTTTGGCGCGCTCAGCCCCAACGCAGTGCGCGCGCTCAATGCCGGCGCCAGGAAGGGCGGCTTCGCGCACGACACCGGCGAGGGCGGCGTCAGCCCCTATCACCGCGAGATGGGCGGCGACATCATCTGGGAGATCGGCTCCGGCTATTTCGGCTGCCGTCATCTCGACGGCACCTTCGATCCCGAAGCGTTCGCGCGCGTCGCCGGTGACGACCAGATCAAGATGGTCGAGCTCAAGGTCAGCCAGGGCGCCAAGCCCGGCCACGGCGGCGTGCTGCCGGCGGCAAAGGTCTCGGAGGAGATCTCCAAGATCCGCGGCGTCGCGATGGGCGAGGACTGCATTTCGCCGGCCTCGCATCGCGCCTTCTCCACCCCGGCCGGCATGATGCAGTTCATCGCCGAGATGCGCCGCCTGTCGGGCGGCAAGCCGGCCGGCTTCAAGCTGTGCATCGGCCATCCCTGGGAATTCCTGGCGATCTGCAAGGCGATGCTTCAGACCGGCATCTATCCGGATTTCATCGTCGTCGACGGCAACGAAGGCGGCACCGGTGCGGCGCCGCTGGAATTCATGGACCATCTGGGCATGCCGATGCGCGAGGGCGTCAACTTCGTCCACAACGCGCTGATCGGCATCAATGCGCGCGACCGCATCAAGATCGGCGCGTCCGGCAAGATCGCCACCGCCTTCGACATGGCGCGCGCGATGGCGATCGGCGCCGACTATTGCAATTCGGCGCGCGGCTTCATGTTCTCGCTCGGCTGCATCCAGTCGCTGAGCTGCCACACCGACCGCTGCCCGACCGGGGTGGCGACCCAGGATCCGACGCGCGCGCGTGCGCTTTACGTGCCGCTCAAGATCGACCGCGTGCACAATTATCACCACGCGACGCTGCATTCGCTGACCGAGCTGATCGCCGCGGCAGGCCTCGAGCATCCGCAGCAGCTGCGCCCGATTCACTTCACCCAGCGCACCTCGACCACCGATGTGAGATCCTTTGCGCAGCTCTATCCGGCGCTGCGTCCTGGCGAGCTGCTCGAAGGCACCGAAGACCCGCGCTTCCGCGACGCCTGGCGGTTGGCGCAGGCGGAAACGTTCCAGCCGGCGCCATAG
- a CDS encoding PilZ domain-containing protein, with protein sequence MDERRDKARHRVLKAGTIEFGGGAIDCTVRNLSDTGAALDVTSPVGIPEHFTLFVQADGTHLSCTVIWRKEKRIGVRFG encoded by the coding sequence ATGGACGAACGGCGCGACAAGGCGAGACATCGCGTGCTGAAGGCCGGAACGATCGAGTTCGGCGGCGGCGCGATCGACTGCACCGTCCGCAACCTGTCCGACACCGGTGCCGCGCTCGACGTCACCAGCCCGGTCGGCATTCCCGAGCATTTCACCCTGTTCGTCCAAGCGGACGGAACGCATCTGTCGTGCACCGTGATCTGGCGCAAGGAGAAGCGGATCGGCGTGAGGTTCGGGTGA
- a CDS encoding hemolysin family protein: MLSVELVIVVVLIVINGLLSMSELAVVSSRPARLSMLAAKGVRGAERALTLAANPGKFLSTVQIGITLVGVLSGAFSGATLGQRLTQWLLELGLSAGIADIVGVGIVVTLITYATLIVGELVPKQVALRDPESIAVRVAPAMHVLAKVSLPLVFLLDLSGRLILTLLGRGGKAEEKVSEDEIHHLVSEAESAGVLEPGEKEMIAGVMRLGDRPVGAVMTPRTEVDEIDLNDDPAAIREIIAKSPHSRFPVSDGDRDKPIGVLQAKDLLIAYMNERTPDLRALVREAPGIPASADARDVLTILKAAPVHVGFVYDEYGGFEGMVTAADILESIVGAFHSEAGPPEPAFVRRADDSLLISGWMPVDEFGELLGVELPPHRYNTVAGLVLQQFNVLPDTGDAFDFGGWHIEVVDLDGRRIDKILASRLSEVETG, from the coding sequence ATGCTCTCGGTCGAACTCGTCATCGTCGTCGTCCTGATCGTCATCAACGGCCTCTTGTCCATGTCGGAGCTGGCCGTGGTCTCGTCCCGCCCGGCCCGGTTGTCGATGCTCGCCGCCAAGGGCGTGCGCGGCGCCGAGCGGGCGCTGACACTGGCAGCCAATCCCGGCAAGTTCCTCTCGACGGTGCAGATCGGCATCACGCTGGTCGGCGTGCTCTCCGGCGCGTTCTCCGGCGCGACGCTCGGACAGCGGCTGACGCAATGGCTGCTCGAGCTCGGTCTATCCGCGGGAATTGCCGACATCGTCGGCGTCGGCATCGTCGTGACGCTGATCACCTACGCCACCCTGATCGTCGGTGAGCTGGTGCCGAAACAGGTGGCGCTGCGCGACCCCGAGAGCATCGCGGTCAGGGTCGCGCCCGCCATGCACGTGCTTGCGAAAGTCTCGCTGCCGCTGGTCTTTCTGCTCGATCTCTCGGGCAGGCTGATCCTCACGCTGCTCGGCCGCGGCGGCAAGGCCGAGGAGAAGGTCTCGGAGGACGAGATCCACCACCTCGTCAGCGAGGCCGAGAGCGCGGGCGTGCTCGAGCCCGGTGAGAAGGAGATGATCGCCGGCGTGATGCGGCTCGGCGACCGGCCGGTCGGCGCGGTGATGACGCCGCGCACAGAGGTCGACGAGATCGACCTCAACGACGATCCGGCGGCCATCCGGGAGATCATCGCCAAGAGCCCGCATTCGCGCTTTCCCGTCTCCGACGGCGACCGCGACAAGCCGATCGGCGTGCTCCAGGCCAAGGACCTGCTGATCGCCTATATGAACGAACGCACGCCGGACCTGCGCGCGCTGGTGCGCGAAGCGCCCGGCATCCCGGCGTCGGCAGACGCGCGCGACGTGCTGACCATCCTGAAGGCTGCGCCGGTCCACGTCGGTTTCGTCTACGACGAATATGGCGGCTTCGAAGGCATGGTGACGGCCGCCGACATCCTCGAATCGATCGTCGGCGCCTTCCATTCGGAGGCCGGACCGCCGGAGCCCGCCTTTGTCAGGCGCGCCGACGATTCGCTGCTGATCTCGGGCTGGATGCCGGTGGACGAATTCGGCGAATTGCTCGGCGTCGAATTGCCGCCGCACCGCTACAACACGGTGGCCGGCCTGGTGCTGCAACAGTTCAACGTGCTGCCCGACACCGGCGATGCCTTCGACTTCGGCGGCTGGCACATCGAGGTGGTCGATCTCGACGGGCGGCGGATCGACAAGATCCTGGCGAGCCGGTTGAGTGAGGTCGAGACGGGGTAG
- a CDS encoding methyl-accepting chemotaxis protein codes for MRIGKLFALSMLTVTVFAVILGAEVLIPQTRIFTNRSDAIKTVDAFGATLMVSQHVAGLRAPYIGPIFQEAAATPAQIEAVGKAAKAAEAGFEAARRAILVLNDGGAIVENLDRAARRLKEVTAAADRAMSVPLAARDGAVIKGFLPGVAEVIGNIEPVMNRLEAKVINADSSLAALLSLARTAQDLRVAAGSRAATLSPALSASRPLTATELSLMDRMQGRVEADRERIEAGIDQLGNPSRIATALKAATESYFGKAAAAVDKEIPAARSDGKYSSNADELAKVIVPAIQMFYGVRDAALAEASERASASRDGALAMLALAGVVVLALLGTLGGVTMMLRRRVVTPLSRLADVIATLAAGQHDVENPATGRNDEIGQVAGSLQHFKDSLLAKKAADEAAAVEADAKLRRSQRMDQIARDFEAMIGDVINTVSSASSELEVSAGTLTSTADQSEKVTATVAAASEQASTNVQTVAAAAEEMASSVDEISRQVQDSARIAGEAVQQAGRTNDYVGELAKAAGRIGDVVELISQIAGQTNLLALNATIEAARAGEAGRGFAVVASEVKALAEQTAKATGEISQQITGIQTATEDSVGAIRSISDTISRMSEIASAIAAAVEEQGAATREISRNVQQAARGTQQVSASIVDVQRGASQTGSASSNVLASARSLSGESSRLKVEVGKFLDAIRAA; via the coding sequence ATGCGGATCGGGAAGCTTTTCGCGCTGTCGATGCTGACGGTGACGGTATTTGCAGTCATCCTCGGCGCCGAGGTGCTGATACCCCAGACGCGCATCTTCACGAACCGCTCCGACGCGATCAAGACTGTCGATGCCTTTGGTGCGACCCTGATGGTCAGTCAGCACGTCGCCGGCCTTCGCGCCCCCTATATCGGTCCGATCTTCCAGGAAGCGGCGGCGACGCCAGCCCAGATCGAAGCGGTCGGGAAGGCCGCGAAAGCCGCCGAGGCCGGCTTCGAGGCTGCAAGGCGCGCGATCCTGGTGCTGAATGACGGCGGAGCGATTGTCGAGAATCTCGACCGTGCCGCACGGCGGCTGAAGGAGGTCACCGCGGCGGCAGATCGCGCGATGAGCGTCCCCCTGGCGGCGCGCGATGGTGCTGTGATCAAGGGCTTTCTCCCCGGTGTTGCCGAGGTCATCGGCAACATCGAGCCGGTCATGAACCGGCTCGAAGCGAAAGTCATCAACGCCGATTCCTCGCTCGCGGCGCTGTTGAGCCTGGCGCGGACGGCCCAGGACCTGCGTGTCGCGGCCGGCAGCCGAGCGGCCACGCTGTCCCCGGCGCTGTCCGCGAGCCGCCCGCTCACGGCGACCGAATTGTCGCTGATGGATCGCATGCAAGGCCGCGTGGAGGCCGACCGCGAGCGCATCGAGGCAGGCATCGACCAACTCGGAAATCCCTCCCGCATCGCGACCGCGCTGAAGGCGGCGACGGAATCGTATTTTGGAAAAGCTGCGGCCGCCGTCGACAAGGAGATTCCCGCAGCCCGGAGTGACGGCAAGTACAGCAGCAACGCCGACGAACTGGCGAAGGTCATCGTGCCGGCCATCCAGATGTTCTACGGCGTGCGCGATGCCGCATTGGCGGAAGCTTCCGAGCGTGCCTCGGCCTCGCGCGATGGCGCACTGGCGATGCTCGCGCTCGCAGGCGTGGTGGTTCTGGCGCTGCTCGGGACTCTCGGTGGCGTGACCATGATGCTGCGCAGGCGCGTGGTGACGCCGCTCAGCCGGCTCGCGGACGTGATCGCAACGCTCGCTGCCGGACAACACGACGTCGAGAATCCCGCGACGGGCCGCAATGACGAGATCGGCCAGGTGGCGGGCTCGCTGCAGCACTTCAAGGATTCACTGCTCGCCAAGAAGGCCGCCGATGAGGCGGCCGCGGTCGAGGCCGACGCGAAGCTCCGGCGCAGCCAGCGTATGGACCAGATCGCGCGCGATTTCGAAGCCATGATCGGCGACGTGATCAACACGGTGTCGTCGGCTTCCTCGGAGCTGGAAGTGTCCGCGGGAACGCTGACGAGCACGGCCGATCAATCGGAAAAGGTCACCGCGACCGTCGCGGCCGCTTCCGAACAGGCCTCCACCAACGTGCAGACCGTTGCCGCGGCGGCCGAGGAGATGGCCTCGTCGGTCGACGAGATCAGCCGGCAGGTGCAGGATTCCGCGCGCATCGCCGGCGAAGCGGTGCAGCAGGCGGGCCGGACCAACGATTATGTCGGCGAGCTCGCCAAGGCCGCGGGGCGGATCGGCGACGTCGTCGAGCTCATCAGCCAGATCGCAGGCCAGACCAATCTTCTGGCTCTCAACGCCACCATCGAGGCGGCGCGCGCCGGCGAGGCCGGCCGCGGCTTTGCGGTGGTCGCCTCCGAGGTCAAGGCGCTGGCCGAGCAGACCGCCAAGGCCACCGGCGAGATCAGCCAGCAGATCACGGGAATCCAGACCGCGACGGAGGACTCCGTCGGCGCCATCAGGTCGATCAGTGACACCATCTCCCGCATGTCCGAGATTGCATCCGCAATCGCCGCGGCGGTGGAGGAGCAGGGCGCAGCGACGCGGGAGATTTCCCGCAACGTGCAGCAGGCGGCCCGCGGCACCCAGCAGGTCTCCGCCAGCATCGTCGACGTGCAGCGCGGCGCGAGCCAGACCGGATCTGCCTCCTCCAACGTGCTCGCCTCGGCCAGATCGCTGTCCGGCGAGAGCAGCCGTCTCAAGGTCGAGGTCGGCAAGTTCCTGGACGCGATCCGCGCTGCGTAG
- a CDS encoding carbohydrate porin, whose amino-acid sequence MRTAAAIASGVLAFPAAGRAADLPLKAPAPRAVYDWTGLYIGAHAGYGRGSSQFALNDGTGINDSGVFSGMIGGVQAGYNYRLNSGWLVGVEGDFTFPNYITSNSIVSFLTTPANTVTQQWDYTASLRGRVGYTSGPWLVYATGGFAWMGERYFDTPASGAEVPKILNTRPGWIAGAGVEYGFAPHWSARLEYLYSRFDGANVAFSTGAQYSSSSLDFQQVRLGLNRKVDWPGMPSYNPNSSLIDTESDRWEIHGQSTYLPQGYPSFPALYSGTNSLSPTRQAKATWSNSLFLNARLWDGGEVYYNPELLQGFGLNDTVGAAGFPNGEAQKSNFPYPHYNTSRLFVRQTFGFGGEQEELASGQLQLGQKVDVSRLTVQAGKFAVVDVFDGNAYAKDTRRDFMNWSIWAPGAFDYSADKVGLTYGVTAELNQKQWALRGGYFLMVAEPNSNHFDTKVGERGQYVIELETRFSLFGQPGKLRTMGWLDSANMGSFRETLNNPALNLDIAQTRRGRTKVGYVVNLEQAITEDVGLFGRWSWNDGKSETLAFTDINRSLSAGLSIKGTKWGRPDDVVGVGGAINAISQDYRDFLAAGGLGVLVGDGALNYRKERILETYYAYALNKNLTLTADYQLIVNPAYNADRGPVSVISGRLHGEF is encoded by the coding sequence TTGCGAACGGCCGCGGCGATTGCCTCGGGCGTGCTGGCTTTTCCCGCCGCGGGGCGCGCGGCCGATCTGCCGCTGAAGGCGCCGGCGCCGAGAGCGGTCTATGACTGGACCGGCCTCTATATCGGTGCGCATGCCGGCTATGGCCGCGGCTCGTCGCAGTTTGCGCTGAACGACGGCACAGGGATCAACGACAGCGGCGTCTTCAGCGGCATGATCGGCGGCGTGCAGGCGGGCTACAACTACCGCCTCAACTCCGGCTGGCTGGTCGGCGTCGAAGGCGATTTCACGTTCCCCAACTACATCACCTCGAATTCGATCGTCTCCTTCCTGACGACACCCGCCAACACTGTCACGCAGCAATGGGACTACACCGCCAGCCTGCGCGGCCGCGTCGGCTACACCAGCGGTCCGTGGCTGGTTTACGCCACCGGCGGCTTTGCCTGGATGGGCGAGCGCTATTTCGACACGCCGGCCTCCGGCGCCGAAGTCCCGAAAATCCTGAACACGCGGCCCGGCTGGATCGCGGGTGCCGGCGTCGAATACGGCTTCGCGCCGCATTGGAGCGCACGGCTCGAATATCTCTACAGCCGCTTCGACGGCGCCAATGTCGCCTTCTCCACGGGGGCCCAATACAGCTCTTCGTCGCTCGACTTCCAGCAGGTCAGGCTCGGCCTCAACCGCAAGGTCGATTGGCCGGGCATGCCGAGCTACAATCCGAACAGCTCGCTCATCGACACCGAATCGGATCGCTGGGAGATTCACGGCCAGAGCACCTATCTGCCGCAAGGCTATCCGTCGTTCCCCGCGCTCTACAGCGGAACGAACTCTCTCTCACCGACGAGGCAGGCCAAGGCGACCTGGAGCAACAGCCTGTTCCTGAACGCACGGCTGTGGGACGGCGGCGAGGTCTATTACAATCCCGAGCTGCTCCAGGGATTTGGCCTGAACGACACGGTCGGCGCGGCCGGCTTCCCGAACGGCGAAGCGCAGAAGTCGAACTTCCCCTATCCGCATTACAACACCTCGCGCCTGTTCGTGCGCCAGACCTTCGGCTTCGGCGGCGAGCAGGAAGAACTCGCCAGCGGCCAGTTGCAGCTGGGGCAAAAGGTCGACGTGTCCCGCCTCACCGTGCAGGCCGGCAAGTTCGCAGTGGTCGACGTGTTCGACGGCAATGCCTACGCCAAGGACACCCGCAGGGATTTCATGAACTGGTCGATCTGGGCCCCGGGCGCCTTCGACTATTCCGCCGACAAGGTCGGCCTTACCTACGGCGTCACCGCCGAGCTCAATCAGAAGCAATGGGCCCTGCGCGGCGGCTATTTCCTGATGGTCGCGGAGCCCAATTCAAATCATTTCGACACCAAGGTCGGGGAGCGCGGCCAGTACGTGATCGAGCTCGAGACGCGCTTCTCGCTGTTCGGCCAACCCGGCAAGCTCAGGACCATGGGCTGGCTCGACAGCGCCAACATGGGCAGCTTCCGCGAGACGTTGAACAATCCCGCGCTCAATCTCGACATTGCGCAGACCCGGCGCGGCCGCACCAAGGTCGGCTATGTCGTCAACCTCGAGCAGGCGATCACCGAAGATGTCGGACTGTTCGGCCGCTGGAGCTGGAACGACGGCAAGAGCGAAACGCTCGCCTTCACCGACATCAACCGCAGCCTGTCGGCTGGTCTTTCGATCAAGGGCACGAAATGGGGCCGGCCTGACGACGTGGTCGGCGTCGGCGGCGCGATCAACGCGATTTCGCAGGACTACCGGGACTTCCTCGCCGCCGGCGGCCTCGGCGTGCTGGTCGGCGACGGTGCGCTCAACTACCGCAAGGAGCGCATCCTCGAAACCTATTACGCCTATGCGCTGAACAAGAATCTCACCCTCACCGCCGACTACCAGCTCATCGTCAACCCCGCCTACAACGCCGATCGCGGACCGGTGTCGGTCATTTCCGGGCGGCTGCACGGGGAGTTCTGA
- a CDS encoding creatininase family protein, translating into MMPSRDWTEIRWVDAPPAETSRWIAVLPLAATEQHGPHLPLTTDVLIADAYLARVRELLPDNVPASFLPVEPVGISTEHIDYPGTQTLPTETALKRWTGIGEEVARRGVKKLVIITSHGGNSAAMMLVAQDLRAHQKMFVVTTSWSRLSGADTLFPADEVRHGIHGGAVETSIMLARYPDQVRKDAIADFPASSIALEQQYRWLSTQRPAPFAWQAQDLNASGAVGNATLAVAAKGEQLIDQGARAFCELLGEADNFDVNRLAKGPLG; encoded by the coding sequence ATGATGCCATCCCGCGACTGGACCGAGATCCGCTGGGTCGATGCGCCCCCCGCGGAGACGTCGCGATGGATCGCGGTGCTGCCGCTGGCGGCGACCGAGCAGCACGGCCCGCATTTGCCGCTCACCACCGACGTGCTGATCGCGGACGCGTATCTTGCGCGCGTGCGCGAGCTTCTGCCCGACAACGTTCCGGCCAGTTTTCTTCCCGTCGAACCGGTCGGGATTTCCACCGAGCATATCGACTATCCCGGCACGCAGACGCTGCCGACTGAAACCGCGTTGAAGCGATGGACCGGGATCGGCGAGGAGGTCGCGCGGCGCGGCGTGAAGAAGCTCGTCATCATCACCAGCCATGGTGGCAACAGCGCGGCCATGATGCTGGTGGCGCAGGATCTGCGGGCGCATCAAAAAATGTTCGTGGTGACCACGTCATGGTCGCGGCTATCAGGCGCCGACACATTGTTCCCGGCCGACGAAGTGCGCCACGGCATTCATGGCGGCGCGGTCGAGACCTCGATCATGCTGGCGCGCTATCCCGATCAGGTGCGCAAGGATGCCATCGCGGATTTTCCTGCGAGCAGCATCGCACTGGAGCAGCAGTACCGCTGGCTGTCGACGCAGCGGCCCGCGCCGTTCGCCTGGCAGGCGCAGGATCTCAACGCCAGCGGCGCCGTCGGCAATGCGACATTGGCCGTCGCCGCGAAGGGCGAGCAGCTCATCGATCAAGGCGCCCGTGCTTTTTGCGAACTCCTGGGCGAGGCCGATAACTTCGACGTGAACAGGCTCGCCAAGGGGCCCCTCGGCTAA
- a CDS encoding ABC transporter substrate-binding protein has translation MTPSHLRRALTAGLMAALVWSVPARAETLDKVTFGTNWVAEAEHGGFFQAVADGTYKKYGLDVTIVPGGPNENNRMLLIAGKIDFFMAANTLMSFDAVANNVPVVTIAAIFQKDPQVMLTQPDAKVSKIEDLKPLTLFVSKEGMGSYFQWLKSEYGFSEKNVRPYNFNPQPFIANPKSAMQGYVTSEPFAVEKAAGFKPNVLLLADYGFNTYSTLIETRRDVVEKKPDLVQRFVDASMIGWYNYIYRDNSAGNAMIKKLNPEMTDDLLAYSVAKMKEHGIVDSGDSLKNGIGAMSDERYTSFFNKMVKAGVVKPELDFRKSYTLRFVNKGVGVELRPSKP, from the coding sequence ATGACCCCCTCTCATCTGCGCAGAGCGCTAACTGCGGGCCTGATGGCCGCTCTGGTCTGGAGCGTCCCGGCGCGGGCCGAAACGCTGGACAAGGTCACCTTCGGCACCAACTGGGTCGCCGAGGCCGAGCACGGCGGCTTCTTCCAGGCGGTCGCCGACGGCACCTACAAGAAATACGGCCTCGACGTCACCATCGTTCCCGGCGGCCCGAACGAGAACAACCGGATGCTGCTGATCGCCGGCAAGATCGATTTCTTCATGGCCGCGAACACGCTGATGTCGTTCGACGCGGTCGCCAACAACGTTCCCGTCGTGACCATCGCCGCGATCTTCCAGAAGGATCCGCAGGTGATGCTGACGCAGCCGGATGCCAAGGTCAGCAAGATCGAGGATCTCAAGCCGCTGACGCTGTTCGTCTCCAAGGAGGGCATGGGCAGCTATTTCCAGTGGCTGAAGTCCGAATACGGCTTCAGCGAGAAGAACGTCCGGCCCTATAATTTCAATCCGCAACCCTTCATCGCCAATCCCAAGAGCGCGATGCAGGGCTACGTCACCTCCGAGCCGTTCGCGGTGGAGAAGGCCGCCGGCTTCAAGCCCAACGTGCTGCTGCTCGCCGATTACGGCTTCAACACCTATTCGACCTTGATCGAGACCCGCCGCGACGTGGTCGAGAAGAAGCCCGACCTGGTGCAGCGTTTCGTCGATGCCTCCATGATCGGCTGGTACAATTACATCTACCGCGACAATTCCGCCGGCAACGCCATGATCAAGAAGCTCAATCCGGAAATGACCGACGACCTGCTCGCCTATTCCGTCGCCAAGATGAAGGAGCATGGCATCGTCGATTCCGGCGACAGCCTGAAGAACGGCATCGGCGCGATGAGCGACGAGCGCTACACCTCCTTCTTCAACAAGATGGTCAAGGCCGGCGTCGTGAAGCCCGAACTCGACTTCCGCAAATCCTACACGCTGCGCTTCGTCAACAAGGGCGTCGGCGTCGAGCTGCGCCCGAGCAAGCCGTAG